Within Amycolatopsis sp. cg5, the genomic segment GGGGGAGAAGCTGCGTACCGAGCGGCGCTCGTCCATCCGCCGGCGCAGGGACGCGGCGTTGGCGAGTGTCTCGTCGGCAGGCATGCGGGCCGGGCGGTAGGGGACGGGGTCGAACTGATCACCGTGCGTCGGGCTCCAGGTCATACCCGCGATTCTGACCGAGGCGGTGTCCCCGTGACAGGAACACCGCCCGATCGTCGGAGTCAGACGTTCGCAGGGCGGACACGTACCGCCGAAGTGCCCAATCCACTGGGCAGGAAGGAGAAGCTCGCGTTCACCTCGACGGGCGACGGCGCGTACAGCCGCTCCAGCTCCTCCGGCCGGTAGCGCACACACCGGCGGTGCCATTCGAGGATGCCGGACATCCAGTCCTTGAGCAGCTCGGCGTGCCTGGTGAGGGCGTCGCGGACGTCCGGTTCCAGGCTGAAGTCCTCGAACAGCTGAGGGAGGTCCTCGCCGGTGAGTTTCTCGAACTGCTCCATCCGCGCTTTCATGAGGTCGGCGACGACGTCGCGGGCCTTGAGCGGGTCGACGCCGAGGAAGTTCTCGACGACGAGGACCATGTTGTGCATCTCGCCCTCGTACTGGATCTCCTTCTGATACGAGAACAGGTCGTTCGTGAAGCAGGCGTAGTCCTGCGCCGCGGTCTCGAGCTCACGCACCACCCTCGTCTGGTGGATCCACGGCGGCAACAGCTCGTAGTGCGCGAGCTTGGCCAGGCTGATGGTGAGGTCCGAGCCGAACGTCCGGCGTCGCATCTCCACGTAGTCGACAGGATCGGGCACGCGGTTCTGCGCCTGGTTGGCCACCTCCCACACCCAGCTGCCCAGCATGTCCTCGACGGCCTTGCGGAAGACCGCACGCGCGGGTTCGGTCATCGGACCGGCGGTGCGACGCCACAGGTCGGCGAGGCCTTTCTCAAGAGGTATGGCCGAAGGCGGGGTCTCTCCCGCATCGAGTGGCATGAACAGCGACAACCGCTCGGCGCAGAGCTGCGCTCCCGCGATGTCACGCTTGACGCCGAAGGCCAGCGGGAAGTAGTCATCGCCGTAGGTGCCCCAGCTCAGCCAGTCGGAGCTGAGGTCGAGTTGTTCGGCGGTGGCGTCCGCGTGGATCATCGCGGCGCAGTGTGGCAGGTCGATGCCGCGCATGCGCTGCTCGTCCCAAGGTGAGCCCGCCTCGAAGAGGCCCATCTCGCGCGCCCACTCGACGGCGTGGTCGCGGGCGCTGTCGAGATGCGAGCTTTCCTTGAACTGGAACGGCATGTAGAGCTTGGGCAGCGGCAGATGGCCGACGGGTTTGTTCGGCACGAACGTGTGCTGCTCGGTCCGGCGCTTCACGCCGAGCCTGCCCGGGGTGAGGGACTCGGTGCCGAGCCCGGTCGGGCCGCCGAGCCCGCCCGAGACCGCGCCTTCGTTCATGTACCGGCTCGACCGCAGGTGCCATTCGTGGCCGCCCGCCTGCCAGTCCTGCAGGCCTTTGACGTACGCGGTCATGGCGGCCAGCTCGTCAGGCGTCGCGCCCTTGACGCCGGCGAGCATCGGGACGTGGGCGAGAGCGGTGTTCTCGAACTGGTGCAGCCGCGACGTCAGCAGGTCGTTCGTCATCTCGGCCGCTTCCTGCGTCGGGATGTCGAAGAACTTCTCGAAGACGAGCACGGCGTTGGAGTTCTCGCCCTCCTCGCGGACCTCGCGCTGGTACGAGAAGATGTCGTTGCGCAGGTGGATCGCGTCGGAGAAGGTGTCGCGCAGCACCTCCAGCGGACGGGTGTGCGCGAACCGGTGCGGCACCTCGGCCGCCACGTACTCGACGAGGTTCGCCGACCACGGCGCGCCGCCGACGCGGCGGCGCATCTGGATGTACTCGATGGGGTTCGCGATCCGGCCCTGCTCGATGTTGACCAGTTCCCACAGCGACTCGACCATCAGGTTGTGCGTGCTCTCGATGAACCGCTCGCGCCAGTCCGTCGACATCGCTGGCACCGTCCGCGCCCACAGGTCCAGCAGCCCGGCCTCGGCCGGGTTCTCCGGCTCCGGCGGCGTCTCGCCCTCGCGGGTCATGAACCGTTCGAGCCGGTCCAGATAGGCGCGGCCGCCTTCGATGTCGCGGGTGTACTTGAAGTGCGCGAGGAAGTGGTCGTCGAAGAAGAACACCCACACGTACCAGTCGGTGATCAGTTCGAGTGCCGCCCCGTCACAGTCCGGATGGGTGTACGCGCACATCAGGCCGTAGTCGTGCCTGGCCAGTTCCGCCTCGTCCCAGACGACACCGCCGCCCGGCTCGGGGGAGTCGATCATCCCCATCGCCTTGGCCCAGGCCATGCTGTGCGTCCGCGCGCGCTCGAGGTGCGGGTTCATCCGTGCCGGGTAGGTCAGATAGAACTCGGGCAGCGTGAAGGCTTGCATCGGCGGTGCCTACTCCTCTGTACCGGCGTCGGACTACGGCGGATTACGACATTCGCACCCCGGCGCCGGGGTCGCTACGGCCAGCTCAGCGAAATTCGCTGTCACATCGGGTGAAACATTTTGATCTTGGTTTTCGGTTAGTTGATCACCGATGCCGAAGTCGTCAAAGGTAACTTCAGGGGTGCCGGATGCCCTAATTGCGGCTTTCAGGGAAACCGTGACACCCGTTGTTTACCTATTGTGCGGCATGGTTTCGGCTGCCGGGCATAGTTAGGAAAATTTCCTAACGAAAGGCCTTGACGATCGCGCGTCGCCGAGGTGATTCTCAGACACCTACGCTCGGTCCCCCACGGAGGCGTCATGAATCGGCATGCTCTGGCCGCGAAAGCGGCGGCAGCCTTTATCGCACTGATAACCATTCTCGGTTTGGCAGCGGCCGCACCGGCGAGCGCGGCCACCACCCAGCAGACGTTCATGACCTTCTACGGCTGGTGGGACAACACGCCGCCAGGCGGCGACATCGCCTACCCCAAGATCCACGACGAAGCGGGCGGCAAGGGCACCTATGCCGACCCGATCACCTTCGCCACCACGACCAAGGTCTACAAGGCGGGCACCAAGATCTACGTGCCCAGAGTGAAGAAGTACTTCATCATGGAGGACGACTGTTCCTCCTGTAACCAGGACTGGGACGGCGAAGGGCCCAACGGCGGGCCCGGCCT encodes:
- a CDS encoding germacradienol/geosmin synthase; its protein translation is MQAFTLPEFYLTYPARMNPHLERARTHSMAWAKAMGMIDSPEPGGGVVWDEAELARHDYGLMCAYTHPDCDGAALELITDWYVWVFFFDDHFLAHFKYTRDIEGGRAYLDRLERFMTREGETPPEPENPAEAGLLDLWARTVPAMSTDWRERFIESTHNLMVESLWELVNIEQGRIANPIEYIQMRRRVGGAPWSANLVEYVAAEVPHRFAHTRPLEVLRDTFSDAIHLRNDIFSYQREVREEGENSNAVLVFEKFFDIPTQEAAEMTNDLLTSRLHQFENTALAHVPMLAGVKGATPDELAAMTAYVKGLQDWQAGGHEWHLRSSRYMNEGAVSGGLGGPTGLGTESLTPGRLGVKRRTEQHTFVPNKPVGHLPLPKLYMPFQFKESSHLDSARDHAVEWAREMGLFEAGSPWDEQRMRGIDLPHCAAMIHADATAEQLDLSSDWLSWGTYGDDYFPLAFGVKRDIAGAQLCAERLSLFMPLDAGETPPSAIPLEKGLADLWRRTAGPMTEPARAVFRKAVEDMLGSWVWEVANQAQNRVPDPVDYVEMRRRTFGSDLTISLAKLAHYELLPPWIHQTRVVRELETAAQDYACFTNDLFSYQKEIQYEGEMHNMVLVVENFLGVDPLKARDVVADLMKARMEQFEKLTGEDLPQLFEDFSLEPDVRDALTRHAELLKDWMSGILEWHRRCVRYRPEELERLYAPSPVEVNASFSFLPSGLGTSAVRVRPANV